One window from the genome of Desulfuribacillus alkaliarsenatis encodes:
- a CDS encoding CarD family transcriptional regulator, with translation MFNVGDKVVYPMYGAGVIESIEEKEILGEIRKYYVMRMPVGDMKVMIPIGNVQNIGLRDVVDECLINNVMDNMCTEEAEASINWNQRYRANMDKVKSGDIFKVAEVVRSLMLREIEKGLSTGERKMLENAKQILVSEFVLVKGIDEVEAMGIITELIEKNKNASV, from the coding sequence TAATGTCGGTGATAAAGTTGTGTACCCTATGTATGGAGCTGGAGTGATAGAATCCATAGAGGAGAAAGAAATTCTTGGTGAAATACGAAAGTATTATGTAATGAGGATGCCAGTAGGAGACATGAAAGTAATGATTCCTATAGGTAATGTTCAGAACATTGGTCTTCGAGATGTTGTTGATGAATGTTTAATTAACAACGTTATGGATAATATGTGTACTGAAGAAGCAGAAGCATCCATCAATTGGAACCAACGATACAGGGCAAACATGGATAAGGTTAAAAGTGGGGACATTTTTAAAGTAGCAGAGGTTGTACGCAGCCTGATGCTTAGAGAGATAGAAAAGGGACTTTCCACGGGAGAAAGAAAAATGCTTGAAAATGCAAAGCAAATATTAGTTAGTGAATTTGTTTTGGTAAAAGGCATAGATGAAGTAGAAGCAATGGGCATTATAACAGAATTGATTGAGAAGAACAAAAATGCGTCTGTCTGA
- the ispD gene encoding 2-C-methyl-D-erythritol 4-phosphate cytidylyltransferase, whose product MSIKTNISNETKIAAIIPAAGIGKRLGVGYNKQYIDLLGVPMVVRTMQEISTHPQVTEVIFVVGQQEIEYGQELVDKYNLHKVTAVVGGGKERVYSVINGFKNIQQQDIDYLLMHDGARPLITQAEIESCIQKATEIGAAIVAVPVKDTIKIINSDNKLIQQTPSRNTLWAAQTPQIIKRTLFAEAIAEIKDLDTITDDSMLIELLGKPVAVVKGSYENIKVTTPEDVTFAEMILTRRTQK is encoded by the coding sequence ATGAGCATAAAAACAAACATAAGCAACGAAACGAAAATAGCAGCTATCATTCCTGCAGCAGGAATTGGTAAGCGATTAGGTGTAGGTTATAATAAACAATACATAGATTTATTGGGTGTACCTATGGTTGTTCGCACGATGCAGGAAATTAGTACACACCCACAGGTTACAGAGGTAATATTTGTCGTAGGTCAGCAGGAAATAGAATATGGACAAGAGTTAGTAGATAAGTATAATTTACACAAGGTAACAGCTGTAGTTGGTGGCGGGAAAGAGCGCGTTTACAGCGTAATAAATGGCTTTAAAAACATTCAACAACAGGATATAGATTATCTATTAATGCATGATGGAGCCAGACCATTAATTACGCAGGCTGAAATAGAAAGCTGTATTCAGAAGGCAACAGAAATTGGGGCCGCAATTGTTGCTGTGCCTGTCAAGGATACTATCAAGATTATCAATTCTGATAATAAGTTAATTCAGCAGACACCGAGTAGGAACACACTATGGGCTGCGCAAACGCCACAAATTATTAAACGCACTTTGTTTGCGGAAGCTATTGCAGAAATTAAAGACTTAGACACGATTACAGATGATTCAATGTTAATAGAATTACTTGGCAAACCAGTTGCTGTTGTTAAAGGAAGCTATGAGAATATCAAAGTTACAACACCAGAAGATGTTACATTTGCCGAAATGATTCTTACAAGGAGGACACAGAAATGA
- a CDS encoding PIN/TRAM domain-containing protein, with protein sequence MLKKIIYAFFVVLGVVLGYQFGPMMFAFMDSVLNLGGVSYPEYIGAALGALVFALLLASRFIDYVIGLIKWFEDFLSNTPLTEIVMGVIGMLAGLLVAYLIHPAVIGLPVVGPIVPIFLSIILGYIGYKVAISKREEIISILQFKGLKDRVINKKPENTGCKPKILDTSVIIDGRIADICNTGFVDGTIIIPSFVLHELQHIADSSDTLKRNRGRRGLDILKRIQKELLVKVEIWEGDFEDTAEVDTKLVKLAKLIDGKVVTNDFNLNKVSELQGVSVLNINDLANAVKPVVLPGEEMRAQVIKDGKEHGQGVAYLDDGTMIVIEGGSNYIGNEIDVIVTSVLQTSAGRMIFAKPKLLEKAL encoded by the coding sequence GTGCTAAAGAAAATTATATATGCTTTTTTTGTTGTGCTGGGAGTTGTACTTGGTTATCAATTCGGGCCAATGATGTTTGCTTTTATGGATTCAGTACTTAATTTAGGTGGAGTATCCTATCCCGAGTATATTGGAGCAGCACTAGGTGCGTTGGTTTTTGCATTATTATTAGCGTCACGCTTTATTGACTACGTAATTGGACTTATAAAATGGTTTGAAGATTTTTTATCGAATACTCCGCTTACAGAGATTGTCATGGGTGTCATTGGAATGCTCGCAGGCTTGTTAGTTGCATATTTGATTCATCCTGCGGTTATTGGTCTACCAGTCGTAGGGCCAATAGTGCCAATTTTCTTATCGATTATTTTAGGTTATATAGGGTATAAGGTAGCAATTTCTAAAAGGGAAGAAATTATCAGTATCCTTCAATTTAAGGGGCTTAAGGACAGAGTTATTAATAAGAAACCTGAGAATACTGGTTGTAAACCGAAAATACTAGATACAAGTGTAATCATTGATGGGCGCATAGCAGATATTTGCAATACAGGCTTTGTTGACGGAACAATTATTATTCCTTCGTTTGTACTTCATGAGCTGCAGCATATAGCTGACTCTTCTGACACATTAAAACGTAATCGAGGCAGACGTGGCCTAGATATCTTGAAACGCATTCAGAAAGAACTACTGGTGAAGGTAGAGATTTGGGAGGGCGATTTTGAGGATACAGCAGAGGTAGACACAAAACTTGTGAAGCTAGCGAAGCTAATAGACGGTAAGGTAGTAACGAATGACTTCAATCTAAACAAAGTTAGTGAGCTCCAAGGAGTATCTGTCTTGAATATCAATGACCTAGCAAATGCAGTTAAGCCTGTAGTGCTGCCAGGAGAAGAAATGCGAGCACAGGTTATCAAAGATGGTAAAGAGCACGGTCAGGGAGTAGCTTATTTAGACGACGGAACTATGATTGTCATTGAAGGCGGAAGTAACTATATAGGAAATGAAATCGATGTAATAGTTACAAGTGTATTGCAGACGTCTGCAGGACGTATGATATTTGCTAAACCAAAATTGTTAGAAAAGGCTTTATAA